In Modestobacter versicolor, a single genomic region encodes these proteins:
- the recF gene encoding DNA replication/repair protein RecF (All proteins in this family for which functions are known are DNA-binding proteins that assist the filamentation of RecA onto DNA for the initiation of recombination or recombinational repair.) has product MYLRHLQVGQFRSWELADLALTPGPTVLVGRNGQGKTNLVEAVGYLATLGSHRVSADAPLVRHGATQAVVRAALRKDERELLVEVEINPGRANRVRVNRAPLTRPRELLGLVKTVLFAPEDLALVRGDPAERRRFLDDLLVSRTPRLAGVRSDYDRVLKQRNALLKTAKLARGNALATLDVWDGHLTELGGQLLEARLRLVADLAPYVADSYASVAGPGADRAALGYSSTVPLAGDGAPIDPARPLPGAAELAAALRDRVAERRKDEVDRGITLVGPHRDDLVLHLGPAPAKGYASHGESWSFALAVKLACFALLRNEGDDPILVLDDVFAELDAGRRSALAEVAGSAEQTLITAAVAEDVPAALRGTRVQVAAGTLAVLPRDGGDGDDGSTEVDGG; this is encoded by the coding sequence GTGTACCTCCGGCACCTGCAGGTCGGCCAGTTCCGCAGCTGGGAGCTGGCCGACCTGGCGCTGACGCCCGGCCCGACGGTGCTGGTCGGCCGCAACGGGCAGGGCAAGACCAACCTGGTCGAGGCGGTCGGCTACCTTGCCACGCTGGGCAGCCACCGGGTCTCCGCGGACGCCCCGCTGGTGCGCCACGGCGCGACCCAGGCCGTGGTGCGGGCCGCGCTGCGCAAGGACGAGCGCGAGCTGCTCGTCGAGGTGGAGATCAACCCCGGCCGGGCCAACCGGGTGCGGGTGAACCGGGCGCCGCTGACCCGGCCGCGCGAGCTGCTCGGGCTGGTGAAGACCGTGCTCTTCGCCCCCGAGGACCTCGCCCTGGTGCGCGGCGACCCGGCCGAGCGCCGGCGGTTCCTCGACGACCTGCTGGTCAGCCGCACGCCGCGGCTGGCCGGGGTGCGCAGCGACTACGACCGGGTGCTCAAGCAGCGCAACGCCCTGCTCAAGACGGCGAAGCTGGCCCGCGGCAACGCGCTGGCCACGCTGGACGTCTGGGACGGCCACCTCACCGAGCTCGGCGGGCAGCTGCTCGAGGCCCGGCTGCGGCTGGTCGCCGACCTCGCGCCCTACGTCGCGGACTCCTACGCCTCGGTCGCCGGCCCCGGCGCGGACCGGGCGGCGCTCGGCTACAGCTCGACGGTGCCGCTGGCCGGTGACGGCGCGCCGATCGACCCGGCCCGGCCGCTGCCCGGTGCGGCCGAGCTGGCCGCCGCGCTGCGCGACCGGGTCGCCGAGCGGCGCAAGGACGAGGTCGACCGCGGGATCACCCTGGTCGGCCCGCACCGCGACGACCTCGTGCTGCACCTGGGGCCGGCCCCGGCCAAGGGCTACGCCAGCCACGGGGAGTCGTGGTCGTTCGCCCTCGCGGTGAAGCTGGCCTGCTTCGCGCTGCTCCGCAACGAGGGCGACGACCCGATCCTGGTGCTGGACGACGTCTTCGCCGAGCTGGACGCCGGCCGCCGCTCGGCGCTGGCCGAGGTCGCCGGCAGCGCCGAGCAGACCCTGATCACCGCCGCCGTCGCTGAGGACGTCCCCGCGGCGTTGCGCGGCACCCGCGTGCAGGTCGCAGCTGGGACGCTGGCGGTCCTGCCCCGCGACGGCGGCGACGGGGACGACGGGAGCACGGAGGTGGACGGTGGCTGA
- a CDS encoding DciA family protein — protein sequence MAEERPARPSDIARAALEAARAASAARPQPTRRRVAGPRRRWTGPGPGADDPQLFGSLVDALVTQQDWTARTKVGAVFGRWDTLVGPDIAAHCRPESLNEGELLVVAESTAWATQLRLLAPSILGRLRAGVGGDVVTKLRVVGPTAPSWKKGPRTVRGRGPRDTYG from the coding sequence GTGGCTGAGGAACGGCCGGCTCGACCCTCGGACATCGCCCGAGCGGCGCTGGAGGCCGCCCGGGCCGCGTCGGCTGCCCGGCCGCAGCCCACCCGGCGCCGGGTCGCCGGCCCGCGCCGCCGCTGGACCGGGCCGGGCCCCGGCGCCGACGACCCGCAGCTGTTCGGGTCGCTGGTCGACGCCCTGGTCACCCAGCAGGACTGGACGGCGCGGACCAAGGTGGGCGCGGTCTTCGGCCGCTGGGACACCCTGGTCGGCCCGGACATCGCCGCGCACTGCCGGCCGGAGTCGCTCAACGAGGGCGAGCTGCTGGTCGTCGCCGAGTCCACGGCCTGGGCCACCCAGCTGCGGCTGCTGGCACCGAGCATCCTGGGCCGGCTGCGCGCCGGGGTGGGCGGGGACGTCGTGACCAAGCTGCGCGTTGTCGGTCCGACGGCCCCCAGCTGGAAGAAGGGCCCGCGCACGGTCCGCGGCCGCGGACCGCGCGACACCTACGGCTGA
- the dnaN gene encoding DNA polymerase III subunit beta → MKFRVAREVLAEAVAWTARSLPPRPSVPVLAGILLEVEGNQLSVSGFDYEVSARSEVDVQSTESGRTLVPGRLLAEITRALPPHPVDVVAEGARLAISCGNAKFSLPTLPVEDYPSLPSLPSTAGTVDSDAFAEAVSQVAVAAGRDDTLPMLTGVRLEIEDDLVTLAATDRYRLAVREFAWRPETPGLSAAVLVPARTLADAAKTLTSGPEVTLSLSSGGSGEGILGLSGKDRQTTTRLLDAEFVKYRAIMPSESSSFATLPVGLFTDAAKRVALVAERGTPLRCEFTSGQVTLRAGGTDDEGQAEERCDVEFDGDPLTIGFNPTFLLDGLAAVHTDRARMDFTTALKPAVLSGVEEPSGDEGDGGRPAERAGSYRYLIMPVRLPG, encoded by the coding sequence ATGAAGTTCCGGGTGGCACGTGAGGTGCTCGCCGAGGCCGTGGCGTGGACGGCGCGCAGCCTGCCGCCGCGGCCGTCGGTGCCGGTGCTCGCCGGGATCCTGCTGGAGGTCGAGGGCAACCAGCTGTCGGTGTCCGGCTTCGACTACGAGGTGTCGGCGCGCTCGGAGGTCGACGTCCAGTCGACCGAGAGCGGCCGGACGCTGGTGCCCGGACGCCTGCTCGCCGAGATCACCCGGGCCCTGCCGCCGCACCCGGTCGACGTCGTCGCCGAGGGCGCCCGGCTGGCGATCAGCTGCGGAAACGCCAAGTTCAGCCTGCCGACGCTGCCGGTCGAGGACTACCCGTCGCTGCCCTCGCTGCCCTCCACCGCCGGCACCGTCGACAGCGACGCGTTCGCCGAGGCGGTCAGCCAGGTCGCGGTCGCCGCCGGGCGCGACGACACCCTGCCGATGCTCACCGGCGTCCGGCTGGAGATCGAGGACGACCTGGTCACCCTGGCCGCCACCGACCGCTACCGGCTCGCCGTCCGCGAGTTCGCCTGGCGCCCGGAGACCCCGGGCCTGTCCGCCGCCGTCCTGGTGCCGGCCCGCACGCTGGCCGACGCCGCCAAGACGCTGACCAGCGGCCCCGAGGTGACGCTGTCGCTCTCGTCGGGCGGCTCGGGCGAGGGGATCCTGGGGCTGTCCGGCAAGGACCGGCAGACCACCACCCGGCTGCTGGACGCCGAGTTCGTCAAGTACCGCGCGATCATGCCGAGCGAGTCCTCGTCCTTCGCCACGCTGCCGGTGGGCCTGTTCACCGACGCCGCCAAGCGCGTGGCCCTGGTCGCCGAGCGGGGCACCCCGCTGCGCTGCGAGTTCACCTCCGGCCAGGTGACGCTGCGCGCCGGTGGCACCGACGACGAGGGCCAGGCGGAGGAGCGCTGCGACGTCGAGTTCGACGGCGACCCGCTGACCATCGGCTTCAACCCGACGTTCCTGCTCGACGGGCTGGCCGCGGTGCACACCGACCGGGCCCGGATGGACTTCACCACCGCGCTCAAGCCCGCGGTGCTCTCCGGCGTCGAGGAGCCCTCGGGTGACGAGGGCGACGGCGGACGGCCGGCCGAGCGGGCCGGCAGCTACCGCTACCTGATCATGCCGGTGCGCCTCCCCGGCTGA
- the gnd gene encoding phosphogluconate dehydrogenase (NAD(+)-dependent, decarboxylating) translates to MQRGRWCGSRTGRARWWPASGPGNRVHRGPAAQRAPTETCRGRPRHTSETSRAEGADVQLGLVGLGKMGGNMAERIRRAGHEVVGYDHSPGKRDVDSLQGLVEALQAPRVVWVMVPAGDPTRATVRELGELLSPGDVVVDGGNSKYTDDKVHADELAAKGIGYVDAGVSGGVWGLQNGYALMVGGSAEDVAKVQPVFDALKPPAEVAEGSPADPGAGFVHAGPVGAGHFAKMVHNGIEYAMMQAYGEGYELLEKVDLIEDVPGVVASWTQGTVIRSWLLDLLVRALQEDPGLDRITGYAEDSGEGRWTVEAAIDNAVPMPAISASLFARFVSRQDDSPTMKAVAALRNQFGGHAVHAIQAQEAEKPA, encoded by the coding sequence TTGCAGCGGGGCCGATGGTGCGGGTCGAGAACCGGGCGAGCACGATGGTGGCCGGCGAGTGGCCCGGGGAACCGGGTCCACCGGGGCCCCGCAGCGCAGCGCGCCCCCACCGAGACCTGCCGCGGACGACCGCGGCACACGAGCGAGACATCGAGAGCTGAGGGAGCGGACGTGCAGCTGGGGCTGGTCGGGCTGGGCAAGATGGGCGGCAACATGGCCGAGCGGATCCGCCGCGCCGGGCACGAGGTGGTCGGCTACGACCACTCGCCGGGCAAGCGGGACGTCGACAGCCTGCAGGGGCTCGTCGAGGCGCTGCAGGCCCCCCGCGTGGTGTGGGTGATGGTGCCCGCGGGCGACCCGACCCGGGCCACCGTGCGGGAGCTGGGCGAGCTGCTGAGCCCCGGCGACGTGGTCGTCGACGGCGGCAACTCCAAGTACACCGACGACAAGGTCCACGCCGACGAGCTGGCCGCCAAGGGCATCGGCTACGTCGACGCCGGCGTCTCCGGCGGCGTGTGGGGCCTGCAGAACGGCTACGCGCTGATGGTCGGCGGGTCCGCCGAGGACGTCGCCAAGGTCCAGCCGGTGTTCGACGCGCTCAAGCCGCCGGCCGAGGTGGCCGAGGGCAGCCCGGCCGACCCCGGCGCCGGCTTCGTGCACGCCGGCCCGGTCGGCGCCGGCCACTTCGCCAAGATGGTCCACAACGGCATCGAGTACGCGATGATGCAGGCCTACGGCGAGGGCTACGAGCTGCTCGAGAAGGTCGACCTCATCGAGGACGTCCCCGGCGTCGTCGCCTCCTGGACCCAGGGCACCGTCATCCGCTCCTGGCTGCTGGACCTGCTGGTCCGCGCGCTGCAGGAGGACCCGGGCCTGGACCGGATCACCGGCTACGCCGAGGACTCCGGCGAGGGCCGGTGGACCGTCGAGGCGGCCATCGACAACGCCGTCCCGATGCCGGCGATCTCCGCCTCGCTGTTCGCCCGGTTCGTCTCCCGCCAGGACGACTCCCCGACGATGAAGGCCGTCGCCGCGCTGCGGAACCAGTTCGGCGGTCACGCCGTGCACGCCATCCAGGCCCAGGAGGCCGAGAAGCCCGCATGA